A single window of Rubripirellula lacrimiformis DNA harbors:
- a CDS encoding serine/threonine-protein kinase codes for MNTDSTEYDFLDPPLQAGEIGRLGPYRIVAVLGKGGMGQVFQAEDGRLKRTVALKVMNQRFAATPNSRKRFVEEARSMAAVHHDNVATIFEVGLHEGMPFLAMELLKGQSLLDRIKSQPVFPYRDVIRIAREVSQGLAAAHACGIIHRDIKPANIWLESPSGRAKILDFGLAVTGPDHLAPKGAVVGSPGYLSPEQARNEPLDDRTDLYSLGVVLYQLCCGKVPLRVRSLIGQLVAIICRDIVPLRQVNPDLPAPLCELIETLLKKEARDRPDSALRLTQWIDRVDAICQAEQTMAIDIVVDPVAVGAGKAPASPESRWTRRGRDGDPGDGRGRGPVLVWAIGAAMVVVAMLGIGWWGMSGTTTDRGVDQRPQALKPKVTVITSASLAPLKLSPVIAGSSRVVAGQAARFQMRLENQAVSPAADPRSINQGANVAAQIVTYLKIIDADNPNVIARKAPTFPRKVSARQLPSPGQLAEIEIQFLTGSLAPAEYEVTFQLQTPGGTEVSETKSTLTIDENIIESDLLGFETVRTHEGRGADTVVSSAADESMGGGPMLQGLLTTQKGQEVRDHIYLRFDLAKLGIPRDTIDRSVLMMTIAGDGNPSKDEFRVYGIDDPGASDWVESGDGYLDWQHSPLRDGIAGQSFLGRLTFDNSGNHLKDAVDKIRMVGEGLDDFLRSANSDQVTIVLQRTSTSKKPTYFWSREGKPEASPALAVRPRS; via the coding sequence ATGAACACCGATTCCACCGAATACGATTTCCTTGATCCGCCGCTGCAGGCTGGCGAGATCGGTCGGTTGGGGCCTTATCGGATCGTGGCCGTTTTAGGAAAGGGCGGCATGGGGCAGGTGTTCCAGGCCGAAGATGGGCGGCTAAAGCGGACGGTGGCGTTGAAGGTGATGAACCAGCGTTTTGCTGCCACGCCGAACAGCCGAAAACGGTTTGTCGAAGAGGCTCGGTCGATGGCTGCTGTCCATCACGACAATGTGGCGACGATCTTCGAAGTGGGGCTTCACGAGGGGATGCCGTTTTTGGCGATGGAGTTGTTGAAGGGCCAGTCGTTGCTGGATCGCATCAAGAGTCAGCCGGTGTTTCCTTATCGCGATGTCATCCGCATCGCACGCGAAGTGTCTCAGGGGCTGGCCGCCGCGCACGCGTGCGGGATCATTCACCGGGATATCAAACCGGCCAACATCTGGCTGGAATCGCCTAGCGGTCGAGCCAAGATTTTGGATTTTGGATTGGCCGTGACTGGGCCGGACCACCTAGCACCCAAGGGCGCCGTTGTTGGCAGCCCAGGATATCTTTCGCCGGAACAGGCTCGTAACGAACCGCTGGACGATCGCACGGACCTGTATTCGTTGGGCGTTGTGCTGTATCAGCTGTGCTGTGGGAAGGTCCCGCTGCGTGTTCGATCGTTGATCGGGCAATTGGTTGCCATCATCTGTCGTGACATCGTGCCGCTGCGGCAGGTGAATCCTGATCTGCCGGCGCCGCTTTGCGAGTTGATTGAAACGCTGTTGAAAAAAGAGGCTCGGGATCGTCCCGATTCGGCCCTTCGATTGACTCAGTGGATCGACCGGGTCGACGCGATTTGCCAGGCCGAACAAACGATGGCAATCGACATCGTCGTTGACCCGGTAGCCGTCGGCGCTGGCAAGGCACCCGCATCGCCCGAGTCACGTTGGACGCGGCGTGGCCGTGATGGCGATCCCGGCGATGGCAGGGGCCGTGGGCCGGTCTTGGTTTGGGCGATCGGGGCGGCGATGGTTGTGGTGGCGATGCTGGGCATCGGTTGGTGGGGGATGTCTGGCACGACCACCGATAGGGGAGTCGATCAGCGGCCGCAGGCTTTGAAGCCGAAGGTCACCGTCATCACGTCGGCATCGCTGGCGCCACTGAAATTGTCACCGGTGATCGCAGGTTCGTCGCGAGTGGTGGCTGGCCAAGCAGCTCGATTTCAAATGCGTCTGGAGAACCAAGCGGTCAGTCCAGCGGCGGATCCCCGGTCCATCAATCAAGGGGCCAACGTCGCAGCCCAGATTGTGACGTATCTGAAGATCATCGACGCCGACAATCCAAACGTGATCGCGAGAAAGGCACCGACGTTTCCTCGCAAGGTATCGGCACGCCAACTGCCCAGTCCGGGACAGTTGGCCGAGATTGAAATCCAGTTTTTGACCGGCAGTTTGGCGCCGGCCGAATACGAAGTGACGTTCCAGTTGCAGACGCCGGGCGGCACCGAAGTCAGTGAAACCAAGTCGACTTTGACGATCGACGAGAACATCATCGAAAGCGATTTGTTGGGTTTCGAAACCGTTCGCACTCACGAAGGTCGCGGGGCCGATACCGTGGTCAGCAGTGCAGCGGACGAATCAATGGGTGGGGGGCCAATGTTGCAGGGATTGTTGACGACCCAAAAGGGGCAAGAGGTCCGCGACCATATCTATTTGCGATTCGATCTGGCCAAATTGGGGATCCCTCGTGACACCATCGATCGATCGGTGCTGATGATGACGATCGCCGGTGACGGGAATCCATCGAAGGATGAATTTCGGGTTTATGGCATCGACGATCCCGGGGCTTCGGATTGGGTGGAATCGGGCGACGGCTATCTGGACTGGCAGCATTCGCCGCTCCGCGATGGGATCGCTGGGCAATCTTTTTTGGGGCGGCTGACCTTTGACAATTCCGGCAACCATTTGAAAGATGCCGTGGATAAAATCAGGATGGTGGGCGAAGGGTTGGACGATTTTCTGCGTTCGGCCAACAGCGATCAGGTGACCATTGTGTTGCAGCGAACCAGTACGTCGAAGAAACCAACCTATTTTTGGTCCAGGGAGGGCAAACCCGAGGCGTCGCCGGCGCTTGCCGTGCGGCCGCGATCATGA
- a CDS encoding c-type cytochrome domain-containing protein, whose protein sequence is MRSFCLSTRSRLTPFAFTFAVLAVAIAMPCSLANAQEALLVDEDVVIEEIVQQVMTPLNEDGHLVDFGRDIAPILQVRCLDCHGPEEAKNDFRVDDRELMMDYIEPEDAESSTLYVDYLTIDDEDMLMPPRAHGGPLTPSELALVRVWINEGAEWPEGVSLTDALDAAEVPVAVVGPTTLVGRVWAAQGFLHPATVHFPIALLMLGAGFVVLGWKWPALGTQIPLACLLIGSVSAVVATVMGWSFAVEQGYGSWNRFDAEMMEKEVFWHRWSGVIVSILSIGFAIVALLSLRSDRPRLTFTWKLGLLICAAICGAVGHQGGEMSYGEDFYPKMFRVLTGTNDIQASAVEPETTESP, encoded by the coding sequence ATGCGATCTTTTTGCTTGTCGACCCGGTCTCGGCTGACACCTTTTGCGTTCACCTTCGCCGTGTTGGCGGTCGCGATTGCGATGCCCTGTTCGCTGGCCAACGCACAAGAAGCGTTGCTGGTCGACGAAGATGTGGTGATCGAAGAGATCGTCCAGCAGGTCATGACGCCGCTGAATGAGGATGGTCATTTGGTGGATTTCGGTCGCGATATCGCTCCCATTCTTCAAGTCCGATGCTTGGACTGTCACGGTCCCGAGGAAGCCAAGAACGATTTTCGTGTCGACGATCGCGAATTGATGATGGACTACATCGAACCGGAGGACGCCGAATCGAGCACGTTGTACGTCGACTACCTGACGATTGATGACGAGGACATGCTGATGCCACCGCGTGCCCACGGTGGTCCACTGACACCGTCGGAGTTGGCGTTGGTGCGAGTTTGGATCAACGAGGGCGCCGAGTGGCCCGAGGGCGTTTCATTGACCGACGCTTTGGACGCCGCCGAAGTGCCTGTTGCAGTGGTCGGTCCGACAACGTTGGTGGGGCGCGTTTGGGCGGCCCAGGGGTTTTTGCATCCGGCGACCGTTCACTTTCCGATCGCGCTGTTGATGTTGGGCGCAGGGTTTGTCGTTTTGGGGTGGAAGTGGCCAGCACTGGGGACCCAGATCCCGTTGGCGTGCCTGTTGATCGGGTCGGTGTCGGCGGTCGTGGCAACCGTGATGGGTTGGTCGTTTGCCGTCGAACAGGGCTATGGTTCGTGGAATCGATTTGATGCCGAGATGATGGAGAAAGAAGTTTTTTGGCACCGTTGGAGCGGCGTGATCGTTTCGATTTTGTCGATCGGCTTTGCCATCGTCGCACTCTTGTCGCTGCGTTCTGATCGGCCCCGATTGACGTTCACCTGGAAGTTGGGGCTGTTGATCTGTGCCGCAATTTGCGGGGCCGTCGGACATCAAGGTGGCGAAATGAGCTACGGCGAGGACTTCTATCCCAAGATGTTCCGAGTGTTGACGGGGACCAACGATATCCAGGCGTCCGCAGTCGAACCGGAAACCACCGAATCGCCGTAA